A portion of the Gorilla gorilla gorilla isolate KB3781 chromosome X, NHGRI_mGorGor1-v2.1_pri, whole genome shotgun sequence genome contains these proteins:
- the HCFC1 gene encoding host cell factor 1 isoform X7 — MAWETILMDTLEDNIPRARAGHCAVAINTRLYIWSGRDGYRKAWNNQVCCKDLWYLETEKPPPPARVQLVRANTNSLEVSWGAVATADSYLLQLQKYDIPATAATATSPTPNPVPSVPANPPKSPAPAAAAPAVQPLTQVGITLLPQAAPAPPTTTTIQVLPTVPGSSISVPTAARTQGVPAVLKVTGPQATTGTPLVTMRPASQAGKAPVTVTSLPAGVRMVVPTQSAQGTVIGSSPQMSGMAALAAAAAATQKIPPSSAPTVLSVPAGTTIVKTMAVTPGTTTLPATVKVASSPVMVSNPATRMLKTAAAQVGTSVSSATNTSTRPIITVHKSGTVTVAQQAQVVTTVVGGVTKTITLVKSPISVPGGSALISNLGKVMSVVQTKPVQTSAVTGQASTGPVTQIIQTKGPLPAGTILKLVTSADGKPTTIITTTQASGAGTKPTILGISSVSPSTTKPGTTTIIKTIPMSAIITQAGATGVTSSPGIKSPITIITTKVMTSGTGTPAKIITAVPKIATGHGQQGVTQVVLKGAPGQPGTILRTVPMGGVRLVTPVTVSAVKPAVTTLVVKGTTGVTTLGTVTGTVSTSLAGAGGHSTSASLATPITTLGTIATLSSQVINPTAITVSAAQTTLTAAGGLTTPTITMQPVSQPTQVTLITAPSGVEAQPVHDLPVSILASPTTEQPTATVTIADSGQGDVQPGTVTLVCSNPPCETHETGTTNTATTTVVANLGGHPQPTQVQFVCDRQEAAASLVTSTVGQQNGSVVRVCSNPPCETHETGTTNTATTATSNMAGQHGCSNPPCETHETGTTNTATTAMSSVGANHQRDARRACAAGTPAVIRISVATGALEAAQGSKPQCQTRQTSATSTTMTVMATGAPCSAGPLLGPSMAREPGGRSPAFVQLAPLSSKVRLSSPSSKDLPAGRHSHAVNTAAMTRSSMGAGEPRMAPVCESLQGGSPGTTVTVTALEALLCPSATVTQVCSNPPCETHETGTTNTATTSNAGSAQRVCSNPPCETHETGTTHTATTATSNGGTGQPEGGQQPPAGRPCETHQTTSTGTTMSVSVGALLPDATSSHRTVESGLEVAAAPSVTPQAGTALLAPFPTQRVCSNPPCETHETGTTHTATTVTSNMSSNQDPPPAASDQGEVESTQGDSVNITSSSAITTTVSSTLTRAVTTVTQSTPVPGPSVPKISSMTETAPRALTTEVPIPAKITVTIANTETSDMPFSAVDILQPPEELQVSPGPRQQLPPRQLLQSASTALMGESAEVLSASQTPELPAAVDLSSTGEPSSGQESASSAVVATVVVQPPPPTQSEVDQLSLPQELMAEAQAGTTTLMVTGLTPEELAVTAAAEAAAQAAATEEAQALAIQAVLQAAQQAVMAGTGEPMDTSEAAATVTQAELGHLSAEGQEGQATTIPIVLTQQELAALVQQQQLQEAQAQQQHHHLPTEALAPADSLNDPAIESNCLNELAGTVPSTVALLPSTATESLAPSNTFVAPQPVVVASPAKLQAAATLTEVANGIESLGVKPDLPPPPSKAPMKKENQWFDVGVIKGTNVMVTHYFLPPDDAVPSDDDSGTVPDYNQLKKQELQPGTAYKFRVAGINACGRGPFSEISAFKTCLPGFPGAPCAIKISKSPDGAHLTWEPPSVTSGKIIEYSVYLAIQSSQAGGELKSSTPAQLAFMRVYCGPSPSCLVQSSSLSNAHIDYTTKPAIIFRIAARNEKGYGPATQVRWLQETSKDSSGTKPANKRPMSSPEMKSAPKKSKADGQ; from the exons ATGGCCTGGGAGACCATCCTGATGGATACACTGGAGGACAATATCCCCCGTGCTCGGGCTGGCCACTGCGCAGTCGCCATCAACACCCGCCTGTACATTTGGAGTGGGCGTGACGGCTACCGCAAGGCCTGGAACAACCAGGTCTGCTGCAAGGACCTCTGGTACCTAGAGACAG AaaagccaccacccccagcccgaGTACAACTGGTACGCGCCAACACCAACTCCCTGGAGGTGAGCTGGGGGGCAGTGGCAACAGCCGACAGCTACCTTCTCCAGCTCCAGAAATATGACATTCCTGCCACGGCTGCTACTGCCACCTCCCCTACACCCAATCCGGTCCCATCTGTGCCTGCCAACCCTCCCAAGAGCCCTGCCCCAGCAGCAGCCGCACCTGCTGTGCAGCCGCTGACCCAAGTAGGCATCACGCTCCTGCCCCAGGCTGCCCCCGCACCcccgaccaccaccaccatccaggTCTTGCCGACGGTGCCTGGCAGCTCCATTTCTGTGCCCACCGCAGCCAGGACTCAAG GTGTCCCTGCTGTTCTCAAAGTGACCGGTCCTCAGGCTACAACAGGAACTCCATTGGTCACTATGCGACCTGCCAGCCAGGCTGGGAAAGCCCCTGTCACCGTGACCTCCCTTCCCGCCGGAGTGCGGATGGTTGTGCCAACACAGAGTGCCCAGGGAACG GTGATTGGCAGTAGCCCACAGATGAGTGGGATGGCCGCGCTGGCCGCTGCGGCCGCTGCCACCCAGAAGATCCCCCCTTCCTCGGCACCCACGGTGCTGAGTGTCCCAGCGGGTACCACCATCGTGAAGACCATGGCTGTGACACCTGGCACTACCACCCTCCCAGCCACTGTGAAGGTGGCCTCCTCGCCAGTCATG GTGAGCAACCCTGCCACTCGCATGCTGAAGACTGCAGCCGCCCAGGTGGGGACATCGGTTTCCTCCGCCACCAACACGTCTACCCGCCCTATCATCACAGTGCACAAGTCAGGCACTGTGACAGTGGCCCAGCAAGCCCAGGTGGTGACCACAGTTGTGGGCGGGGTCACCAAGACCATCACCCTGGTGAAGAGCCCCATCTCTGTCCCAGGAGGCAGTGCTCTG ATTTCCAATCTGGGCAAAGTGATGTCGGTGGTCCAGACCAAACCCGTTCAGACTTCAGCAGTCACAGGCCAGGCGTCCACGGGTCCTGTGACTCAGATCATCCAG ACCAAAGGGCCCCTGCCAGCGGGAACAATCCTGAAGCTGGTGACCTCAGCAGATGGCAAgcccaccaccatcatcactaccacgcAGGCCAGTGGGGCGGGGACCAAGCCCACCATCCTGGGCATCAGCAGCGTCTCCCCCAGTACCACCAAGCCCGGCACGACCACCATCATCAAAACCATCCCCATGTCGGCCATCATCACCCAGGCGGGCGCCACGG GTGTGACCAGCAGTCCTGGCATCAAGTcccccatcaccatcatcaccaccaaggTGATGACTTCAGGAACTGGAACACCTGCGAAAATCATCACTGCTGTCCCCAAAATTGCCACTGGCCATGGGCAGCAGGGAGTGACCCAG GTGGTGCTTAAGGGGGCCCCGGGACAGCCAGGCACCATCCTCCGCACCGTGCCCATGGGGGGTGTTCGCCTGGTCACACCCGTCACCGTCTCCGCCGTCAAGCCAGCCGTCACCACGTTGGTTGTGAAAGGCACCACAG GTGTCACGACCCTAGGCACAGTGACAGGCACCGTCTCCACCAGCCTTGCCGGGGCGGGGGGCCACAGCACTAGTGCTTCCCTGGCCACGCCCATCACCACCTTGGGCACCATTGCCACCCTCTCAAGCCAGGTGATCAACCCCACTGCCATCACTGTGTCGGCTGCACAGACCACGCTGACAGCGGCAGGCGGGCTCACAACCCCGACCATCACCATGCAG CCCGTGTCCCAGCCCACCCAGGTAACTCTGATCACGGCACCTAGTGGGGTGGAGGCCCAGCCTGTGCATGACCTCCCTGTGTCCATTCTGGCCTCCCCGACTACAGAACAGCCCACCGCCACAGTTACCATCGCCGACTCAGGCCAGGGTGATGTGCAGCCTGGCACTGTCACCTTGGTGTGCTCCAACCCACCCTGTGAGACCCACGAGACTGGCACCACCAACACGGCCACCACCACTGTTGTGGCTAACCTTGGGGGACACCCCCAGCCCACCCAAGTGCAGTTCGTCTGTGACAGACAGGAGGCAGCTGCTTCTCTTGTGACCTCGACTGTGGGGCAGCAGAATGGTAGCGTGGTCCGAGTCTGTTCGAACCCGCCCTGCGAGACCCACGAGACGGGCACCACCAACACCGCCACCACCGCCACCTCCAACATGGCTGGGCAGCATGGCTGCTCAAACCCACCCTGCGAGACCCACGAGACGGGCACCACCAACACTGCCACTACAGCCATGTCGAGCGTCGGCGCCAACCACCAGCGAGATGCCCGTCGGGCCTGTGCAGCTGGCACCCCTGCCGTGATCCGGATCAGTGTGGCCACTGGTGCGCTGGAGGCAGCCCAGGGCTCTAAGCCCCAGTGCCAAACCCGCCAGACCAGCGCAACCAGCACCACCATGACTGTGATGGCCACCGGGGCCCCGTGCTCGGCCGGCCCACTCCTTGGGCCGAGCATGGCACGGGAGCCCGGGGGCCGCAGCCCTGCTTTTGTGCAGTTGGCCCCTCTGAGCAGCAAAGTCAGGCTGAGCAGCCCAAGCAGCAAGGACCTGCCCGCGGGGCGCCACAGCCATGCGGTCAACACTGCTGCCATGACCCGTTCCAGCATGGGTGCTGGGGAGCCCCGCATGGCACCTGTGTGCGAGAGCCTCCAGGGTGGCTCACCCGGCACCACAGTGACTGTGACAGCCCTGGAGGCACTGCTGTGCCCCTCGGCCACCGTGACCCAAGTCTGCTCCAACCCACCATGTGAGACCCACGAGACAGGCACCACCAACACCGCCACTACCTCGAATGCAGGCAGCGCCCAGAGGGTGTGCTCCAACCCGCCATGCGAGACCCACGAGACGGGCACCACCCACACGGCCACCACCGCCACTTCAAACGGGGGCACGGGCCAGCCCGAGGGTGGGCAGCAGCCCCCTGCTGGTCGCCCCTGTGAGACACACCAGACCACTTCCACTGGCACCACCATGTCGGTCAGCGTGGGTGCCCTGCTTCCCGACGCCACTTCTTCCCACAGGACCGTGGAGTCTGGCCTAGAGGTGGCGGCGGCACCCAGCGTCACCCCCCAGGCTGGCACCGCGCTGCTGGCTCCTTTCCCAACACAGAGGGTGTGCTCCAACCCCCCCTGTGAGACCCACGAGACGGGCACCACTCACACGGCCACCACTGTCACTTCCAACATGAGTTCAAACCAAG ACCCCCCACCTGCTGCCAGCGATCAGGGAGAGGTGGAGAGCACCCAGGGCGACAGCGTGAACATCACCAGCTCCAGTGCCATCACGACAACCGTGTCCTCCACACTGACACGGGCTGTGACCACCGTGACGCAGTCCACACCGGTCCCGGGCCCCTCTGTGCCG AAGATCTCATCAATGACTGAGACTGCCCCAAGGGCTCTGACTACCGAAGTCCCCATCCCGGCCAAAATAACAGTGACCATAGCCAACACAGAAACTTCTGACATGCCCTTCTCTGCTGTTGACATCCTGCAGCCCCCAGAGGAACTCCAGGTGTCGCCAGGGCCTCGCCAGCAGCTGCCGCCACGGCAGCTTCTGCAGTCGGCTTCCACAGCCCTGATGGGGGAGTCCGCCGAGGTCCTGTCAGCCTCCCAGACCCCTGAGCTCCCGGCCGCCGTGGATCTGAGCAGCACAGGGGAGCCATCTTCGGGCCAGGAGTCTGCCAGCTCTGCGGTGGTGGCCACTGTGGTGGTCcagccacccccacccacacagTCCGAAGTAGACCAGTTATCACTTCCCCAAGAGCTAATGGCCGAGGCCCAAGCTGGCACCACCACCCTCATGGTAACGGGGCTAACCCCCGAGGAGCTGGCAGTGACGGCTGCTGCAGAAGCAGCTGCCCAGGCCGCAGCCACGGAGGAAGCCCAGGCCCTGGCCATCCAGGCGGTGCTCCAGGCCGCGCAGCAGGCCGTCATGG CAGGCACCGGCGAGCCCATGGACACCTCCGAGGCAGCAGCAACCGTGACTCAGGCAGAGCTGGGGCACCTGTCGGCCGAGGGTCAGGAGGGCCAGGCCACCACCATACCCATTGTGCTGACACAGCAGGAGCTGGCTGCCCtggtgcagcagcagcagctgcaggaggcccaggcccagcagcagcatcaccaccTCCCCACTGAGGCCCTGGCCCCTGCCGACAGTCTCAACGACCCGGCCATTGAGAGCAATTGCCTCAATGAGCTGGCCGGCACGGTCCCCAGCACTGTGGCGCTGCTGCCCTCAACGGCCACTGAGA GCCTGGCTCCATCCAACACATTTGTGGCCCCCCAGCCGGTTGTGGTGGCCAGCCCAGCCAAGCTGCAGGCTGCAGCTACCCTGACCGAAGTGGCCAATGGCATCGAGTCCCTGGGTGTG AAGCCAGACCTGCCGCCCCCACCCAGCAAAGCCCCCATGAAGAAGGAAAACCAGTGGTTTGATGTAGGAGTCATTAAGGGCACCAATGTAATGGTGACACACTATTTCCTGCCACCAGATGATGCTGTCCCATCAGAC GATGATTCGGGCACCGTCCCTGACTATAACCAGCTGAAGAAGCAGGAGCTGCAGCCAGGCACAGCCTATAAGTTTCGTGTTGCCGGAATCAATGCCTGTGGCCGGGGGCCCTTCAGCGAAATCTCAGCCTTTAAGACGTGCCTGCCTGGTTTCCCAGGGGCCCCTTGTGCCATTAAAATCAGCAAA AGTCCGGATGGTGCTCACCTCACCTGGGAGCCACCCTCTGTGACCTCCGGCAAGATTATCGAGTACTCCGTGTACCTGGCCATCCAGAGCTCACAGGCTGGGGGCGAGCTCAAGAGCTCCACCCCGGCCCAGCTGGCCTTCATGCGGGTGTACTGCgggcccagcccctcctgcctGGTGCAGTCCTCCAGCCTTTCCAACGCCCACATCGActacaccaccaagcccgccatcATCTTCCGCATCGCCGCCCGCAATGAGAAGGGCTATGGCCCGGCCACACAAGTGAGGTGGCTGCAGG AAACCAGTAAAGACAGCTCTGGCACCAAGCCGGCCAACAAGCGGCCCATGTCCTCTCCAGAAAT GAAATCTGCTCCAAAGAAATCTAAGGCCGATGGTCAGTGA